From Micromonospora sp. NBC_01699, a single genomic window includes:
- a CDS encoding DUF2786 domain-containing protein — protein MTSVQARISAVVGGTVDYETGLDALTVAPSTEVNPVLVEMLREACDRLLRGGWQPVELHRVVERRGRPTHGQLVTDAVAAYLRGFSRATVDQRWLAQAETLGAHVWWTADAGYLDEITTRWRSDRVTVLDTVLSLLTVLSEVPPVEILVPPPGSPAVGGRRSGADGSGRIDERLLDRVRALLAKAESSTYPAEAEAYTAKAQELITRHSLDEALLVARDGNRTVVPFARRIGVDHPYEGEKASLLDAVARANRCHTVWSPELGFSTVFGFDADIDAVDLLYTSLLVQAHRAMAQSEPPGGKAGRARLKAFRQSFLVAFAIRIGERLAGAAKAALAEATRSTAEIGSPQPVDLLPVLAARDEQVRETMRQVFPNTVRARGSRVDSREGWESGREAADRATLPGRDPAGS, from the coding sequence GTGACATCGGTGCAGGCGAGGATCAGTGCGGTGGTCGGCGGGACCGTCGACTACGAGACCGGGCTGGACGCGCTGACCGTCGCGCCGTCGACCGAGGTCAACCCGGTGCTGGTGGAGATGCTCCGGGAAGCGTGCGACCGGCTGCTGCGGGGTGGTTGGCAGCCGGTCGAGCTGCACCGGGTGGTCGAGCGCAGGGGCCGGCCGACGCACGGGCAACTGGTCACCGACGCGGTCGCCGCGTACCTGCGGGGGTTTTCCCGGGCCACGGTCGACCAGCGGTGGCTGGCCCAGGCCGAGACGCTCGGCGCGCACGTCTGGTGGACCGCCGACGCCGGCTACCTTGACGAGATCACCACCCGGTGGCGGTCGGACCGGGTGACCGTGCTCGACACGGTGCTCAGCCTGCTCACCGTCCTGTCCGAGGTGCCGCCGGTCGAGATCCTCGTCCCGCCACCCGGTTCTCCAGCGGTGGGTGGCCGCCGGTCCGGCGCCGACGGTTCCGGACGGATCGACGAACGGCTGCTCGATCGGGTACGCGCCCTGCTGGCCAAGGCCGAGTCGAGCACGTACCCGGCGGAGGCGGAGGCGTACACCGCCAAGGCCCAGGAGTTGATCACCCGGCACAGCCTGGACGAGGCGCTGCTGGTCGCGCGGGACGGGAACCGGACAGTGGTGCCGTTCGCCCGCCGGATCGGCGTGGACCACCCGTACGAGGGTGAGAAGGCGTCGCTGCTCGACGCCGTCGCCCGCGCGAACCGCTGCCACACCGTCTGGTCGCCGGAACTCGGCTTCAGTACGGTCTTCGGCTTCGACGCCGACATCGACGCGGTCGACCTGCTCTACACCTCGCTGCTGGTGCAGGCGCACCGGGCGATGGCACAGAGCGAGCCGCCGGGCGGCAAGGCCGGCCGGGCCAGGCTCAAGGCGTTCCGGCAGTCTTTCCTGGTGGCGTTCGCCATCCGGATCGGCGAACGGCTGGCCGGCGCCGCCAAGGCCGCCCTGGCCGAGGCGACCCGGAGCACCGCCGAGATCGGAAGTCCCCAGCCGGTCGACCTGCTGCCGGTGCTCGCCGCCCGCGACGAGCAGGTACGCGAGACGATGCGGCAGGTCTTCCCGAACACGGTCCGGGCCCGTGGCAGCCGGGTCGACAGCCGGGAGGGTTGGGAGTCCGGCCGGGAGGCCGCCGACCGCGCCACGCTGCCCGGCCGGGACCCGGCGGGTAGCTGA
- a CDS encoding carboxymuconolactone decarboxylase family protein, protein MPHLTLHEPGIRGLFRFRPETALPLNGLVEVLLCGPSTLSRGERELIAAYVSALNECRYCYSAHAAYAAAQLDEGMELVEQVRADLDAAPVSAKLRALLRIAAAVQNTGRAVTDDLVAAARAEDAGDQEIHDTVLIAAAFCMFNRYVDGLATALPEDPDFYTNRAKRIVAGGYLAVLEEARAGQS, encoded by the coding sequence ATGCCGCATCTGACGTTGCACGAGCCGGGAATCCGGGGACTGTTCCGGTTCCGACCCGAGACGGCCCTTCCGCTCAACGGCCTGGTCGAGGTGTTGCTCTGCGGGCCCAGCACACTCAGCCGCGGGGAACGCGAGCTGATCGCGGCGTACGTGTCGGCGCTCAACGAGTGCCGCTACTGCTACTCCGCCCACGCCGCCTACGCCGCCGCGCAACTCGACGAGGGAATGGAACTGGTCGAGCAGGTACGCGCCGACCTCGACGCCGCGCCCGTGTCGGCCAAGCTGCGGGCCCTGCTGCGCATCGCCGCCGCCGTACAGAACACCGGACGGGCGGTCACCGACGACCTGGTCGCCGCGGCCCGGGCCGAGGACGCAGGCGATCAGGAGATCCACGACACGGTCCTGATCGCCGCCGCGTTCTGCATGTTCAACCGCTACGTCGACGGACTGGCCACCGCACTGCCCGAAGACCCCGACTTCTACACCAACCGGGCCAAGCGCATCGTCGCCGGTGGTTACCTGGCCGTGCTGGAGGAAGCCAGGGCCGGGCAGAGCTGA
- a CDS encoding right-handed parallel beta-helix repeat-containing protein encodes MSENEAVAPDPAEADTDTAFGPPVEATAAAVEATAAAVEATAAADGTDPGARRPVSAAPDTARAGGDRVGLHRREPADRGPTPDRPRWLPPSLRRVGTTTRVLAGVLVIGLVAVAVVLGTTRSTPEDRAGGGTAADQQTGTESVPPDEPAVPVAEPTGPEGAPAGGEPDSAGEPDAGRQPVGGAGLSNPAALTPYAGPSTIDDGTHVITDRRFTGRLTIRGGDVTIRNSSFNFVDFYHLIVEGGRVTVEQSEFDGMNSTSTDMAIMGGNLVVRHTTFRRFTNAVRLLGNSRVEFNVIDQPNTVATDASTNGIDVWQGSDMTIRHNVINIAGGVRPSGCVSVNTDLTGIDNITIESNDFTGGTHGLQIRAKNGQALTNVRVRDNRWHTPYAFGPHDVDPASAVSEWTGNTLNGDPLQLR; translated from the coding sequence GTGTCGGAAAACGAAGCCGTCGCGCCCGATCCGGCCGAAGCCGATACGGACACGGCTTTCGGGCCGCCGGTCGAGGCAACGGCGGCGGCGGTCGAGGCAACGGCGGCGGCGGTCGAGGCAACGGCGGCGGCGGACGGTACGGATCCCGGCGCGAGACGGCCGGTGTCGGCCGCGCCGGACACTGCCCGTGCGGGCGGGGACCGGGTGGGGCTGCACCGCCGCGAGCCCGCCGACCGGGGCCCGACGCCGGATCGCCCGCGCTGGTTACCGCCGTCGCTCCGACGCGTCGGGACGACCACCCGTGTCCTCGCCGGGGTGCTGGTGATCGGCCTGGTGGCGGTCGCGGTGGTGCTCGGCACCACCCGTTCGACGCCCGAGGACCGGGCCGGCGGTGGGACGGCGGCCGACCAACAGACCGGCACCGAGTCGGTGCCCCCGGACGAGCCGGCGGTCCCGGTCGCCGAGCCCACCGGGCCGGAGGGGGCACCGGCCGGCGGGGAGCCCGACAGCGCCGGGGAGCCCGATGCCGGGCGGCAGCCGGTGGGTGGCGCGGGCCTGTCGAACCCGGCGGCCCTCACGCCGTACGCCGGGCCGAGCACTATCGACGACGGCACCCACGTCATCACCGACCGCAGGTTCACCGGCCGGCTGACGATTCGCGGCGGGGACGTGACCATCCGCAACAGCAGCTTCAACTTCGTCGACTTCTACCACCTGATCGTCGAGGGCGGCAGGGTCACGGTCGAGCAGAGCGAGTTCGACGGGATGAACTCGACCAGCACCGACATGGCGATCATGGGCGGGAACCTGGTCGTCCGTCACACGACCTTCAGGCGGTTCACGAACGCCGTCCGGCTGCTCGGCAACTCGCGGGTCGAATTCAACGTGATCGACCAACCGAATACGGTCGCCACCGACGCCAGTACGAACGGCATCGACGTCTGGCAGGGGTCGGACATGACCATCCGGCACAACGTGATCAACATCGCCGGTGGGGTCAGGCCCTCGGGGTGCGTCAGCGTCAATACCGATCTGACCGGAATCGACAACATCACCATCGAGTCGAACGACTTCACCGGCGGCACCCACGGCCTGCAAATCCGGGCGAAGAACGGGCAAGCACTGACGAACGTACGGGTACGCGACAACCGCTGGCACACGCCGTACGCGTTCGGGCCGCACGACGTCGACCCGGCCTCCGCCGTATCCGAATGGACCGGCAACACGCTGAACGGTGACCCCCTGCAACTGCGGTGA